TGTCAAGGTTTGGAGAGGTTCTATTTGCAGTTGCAGATAATCCTGGCTCGAGGCCTGTTATTGCTGGCTGGTTGCATTTAATCCTGGCTCAGTTGCACCTAATCCTGGCTCGGGTGCTCGAGCCAGTTGCAGATAATCCTGGCTCAAAATGATCCTTATTGCTGGTTTGAGGCGATCTTATTGCTGGCTCCAACACATAGGCATTACCTAGATTTCCGAGAGCGTTTCCCTCTCCCTTGCGATAGCCTATAGATCTTGCAACATCTCGGTATTGCTGATTGTACTCAATTGTCTTTTGAAAATCTCTGAGCATACCATAGACATTCCCTAAATTCCCTAGTATGTTTGCTTCTACTTTACGATCTTCTATCTCTCTAGCTACTGTTAGAGCTTCTGTATCAAGTTCAATAGCCCTTTGGTAGTCTCCTAGATATGCAGAGGATAGTCCTAACCTTGTCAAGGCATAACACTCTTCAGGACGATTAGAGACTGACCTAGCAATCTCTAATGATTGGTTCTGCAAATGAATTGCTTGTTGCGCCTCACCAAGATAATGGTGACATAATCCTATATTTCCTAAGATTTTACCTTCTCCAGAACGCTCCTCTCGCTCTTGAGTAATGAGCAAACTCTGTTGGTAATAAGCTATCCCCTTTCTGTATTGACCTGTCTCGCTGTAAGCATTACCTAATCCTGATAAAAACATCCGGTCAATATCTAAAGGCAGTTTATTCAATACTTTTAGGTACAAGTCAATTTGTTGCTGATAGTATCCCCATGTACCAATTTGATTGACTAAGCTCTCCTGTGTAGAAGTTTTTAATTTAGTGAAGAGAAGTTCGCCAGCTTTTTCCCAATCTTCCACTTCACAGAAATGGTGAAATGCTTCGAGATAGGAGCGCACTTTTTCTAGATTTGAGTTATCTTTTGTTACATACTCTCTCGTGAGCCAGTTAATGGCAGCTCTGTAATGACGACGCTTGTTACGAGGATTGATAGATTTGAGTTGAGTGGGATGAATTTCTAAATTGGCTAACACTGACTCAGAGGATGGGAGTATCTCCTCACTCTTTGACTTCTGTTTTTGGAGTTTTGATTCAGTTGAATTAAACATTGTCATAACTTCCTACTTAATTGACAATTCTAACGCCTGTTTCAACTCTTGACAGTCTTTTACTAAAGGAATATCTAATTGGGTAGCCATAGCTAAAGCTTTATTGCAAGACTCAATAGCCAATTTTTGTCGATCTAACTCCCAATAAACTATGGCTAAATCTTTGAGAACTTCGGCCTCTTCACTTTTACTGGAAACTGCTCGGAAAATTTCTAATGCACTTTGTAACGTTTCCAAGGAATCTACTAAATTTGAT
The Roseofilum casamattae BLCC-M143 genome window above contains:
- a CDS encoding tetratricopeptide repeat protein; the protein is MTMFNSTESKLQKQKSKSEEILPSSESVLANLEIHPTQLKSINPRNKRRHYRAAINWLTREYVTKDNSNLEKVRSYLEAFHHFCEVEDWEKAGELLFTKLKTSTQESLVNQIGTWGYYQQQIDLYLKVLNKLPLDIDRMFLSGLGNAYSETGQYRKGIAYYQQSLLITQEREERSGEGKILGNIGLCHHYLGEAQQAIHLQNQSLEIARSVSNRPEECYALTRLGLSSAYLGDYQRAIELDTEALTVAREIEDRKVEANILGNLGNVYGMLRDFQKTIEYNQQYRDVARSIGYRKGEGNALGNLGNAYVLEPAIRSPQTSNKDHFEPGLSATGSSTRARIRCN
- a CDS encoding tetratricopeptide repeat protein; amino-acid sequence: SNLVDSLETLQSALEIFRAVSSKSEEAEVLKDLAIVYWELDRQKLAIESCNKALAMATQLDIPLVKDCQELKQALELSIK